Proteins encoded by one window of Moorella humiferrea:
- the trxA gene encoding thioredoxin, with product MANANIITLNEANFKAEVLEAQVPVLVDFWAVWCGPCRMIAPLVEELAEEYKDRMKVGKLNVDEYQGLAAEYGIMSIPTLLLFKNGQVVTRMVGYQAKNKLVQVIEKYL from the coding sequence TTGGCAAACGCAAATATTATTACCCTTAATGAGGCCAATTTTAAAGCGGAAGTCCTTGAAGCCCAGGTTCCGGTTCTGGTCGATTTTTGGGCTGTTTGGTGCGGCCCCTGCCGGATGATAGCCCCCCTGGTGGAAGAACTGGCCGAAGAATACAAAGATAGAATGAAGGTAGGCAAGCTGAATGTAGACGAGTACCAGGGCCTGGCGGCCGAGTACGGCATTATGAGCATACCTACCCTCCTGCTTTTTAAAAACGGACAAGTCGTAACCCGCATGGTTGGGTATCAGGCGAAAAACAAACTGGTTCAAGTCATTGAGAAATACTTGTAA
- a CDS encoding metal-sensitive transcriptional regulator: MSRRPGEESSYAPQRDDLLLRLRKIEGQVKGIHRMIEEDKYCVDILIQIAAARAALKKVGTMIFEAHVKGCVRTAIVNQEDGEIINELIDVLNRFMN, translated from the coding sequence GTGAGCAGGAGGCCGGGAGAAGAGAGTTCCTACGCTCCCCAGCGTGACGATTTACTCCTTCGCCTGCGGAAGATAGAAGGCCAGGTTAAAGGCATCCACCGCATGATAGAAGAGGACAAGTATTGTGTCGACATCCTCATTCAGATCGCCGCTGCGCGTGCCGCTTTAAAAAAAGTAGGCACCATGATTTTTGAAGCCCATGTTAAGGGCTGTGTCCGGACGGCCATTGTTAACCAGGAAGATGGGGAAATTATTAATGAATTAATCGATGTTTTAAACCGTTTTATGAATTAA
- a CDS encoding tRNA threonylcarbamoyladenosine dehydratase, whose protein sequence is MESFWSRTEMLIGPEGRARLAQSRVAVIGTGGVGSFAVEGLSRAGIGYLELVDPDVVRPSNINRQVPALHTTIGQPKVDILARRCREINPEGVVVARQEAYSPGTSDEFIRADLDFLVDAIDSVGAKIDLLAKAKGKGIPVVSSMGAGNRLDPARLKVADISATRGCPLARAVRRGLKARGITKGITVVYSEEPPLPLRILPPLAPGERRPPGSMVFVPAVAGMILASLVVRHLLSRADY, encoded by the coding sequence GTGGAAAGTTTCTGGTCGCGGACGGAAATGCTGATCGGTCCTGAGGGACGGGCCCGCCTGGCGCAGTCCCGAGTGGCGGTCATCGGCACCGGAGGTGTCGGCTCCTTTGCCGTAGAAGGCCTATCCCGGGCGGGAATAGGCTATCTAGAACTGGTTGATCCCGATGTGGTGCGCCCCAGCAACATCAACCGCCAGGTGCCGGCATTACATACAACCATCGGTCAACCGAAGGTAGATATCCTGGCTCGCCGGTGCCGTGAAATTAACCCCGAAGGGGTGGTGGTAGCCAGGCAGGAAGCTTACAGCCCGGGAACAAGCGATGAGTTTATTCGTGCAGACTTAGATTTTCTGGTGGATGCCATTGACAGTGTAGGTGCCAAAATCGACCTTCTGGCCAAGGCCAAAGGTAAGGGGATACCTGTAGTCAGCAGCATGGGAGCAGGTAACCGTTTGGATCCTGCTCGCCTGAAGGTGGCCGATATCAGCGCCACCCGGGGGTGCCCCCTCGCACGGGCCGTGAGGCGCGGCTTAAAAGCTAGAGGTATAACCAAGGGAATAACGGTTGTCTATTCGGAAGAACCGCCGCTTCCTCTACGCATATTGCCTCCCCTGGCACCGGGCGAACGCCGACCGCCGGGCAGCATGGTATTTGTCCCGGCGGTGGCGGGTATGATATTGGCCAGCCTGGTAGTACGCCATCTTCTTTCCCGGGCCGATTATTAG